Proteins encoded in a region of the Zea mays cultivar B73 chromosome 2, Zm-B73-REFERENCE-NAM-5.0, whole genome shotgun sequence genome:
- the LOC103647555 gene encoding protein CUP-SHAPED COTYLEDON 1 yields MEASAAAGGGRESNKKEEESLPPGFRFHPTDEELITYYLRRKIADGRFTARAIAEVDLNKSEPWDLPEKAKLGEKEWYFFSLRDRKYPTGVRTNRATNAGYWKTTGKDKEIYTAGHQLPAAATTPELVGMKKTLVFYKGRAPRGEKTNWVMHEYRLHSKSLPKSNKDEWVVCRVFAKSAAAKKYPSNNAHAHARSSHHHPYALDMFPPLLPTLLQHDPFVARRHHHHHPYMAPADLAELARFARGTPGLHPHIQPHPGTSSSAPYMNPAVAAPPFTLSGGGRLNLNLGATPAMPSSPPALHAMSMAMMSGQTEPSCASTGRQYHQVMAGEHHQQKQMATAAAAGLGGCVIVPGADGGFGADSAAGARYQGLDVEQLVERYWPAGGYQV; encoded by the exons ATGGAAGCATCAGCAGCAGCAGGAGGTGGGAGAGAGTCGAACAAGAAGGAGGAGGAGAGCTTGCCGCCGGGCTTCAGGTTCCACCCGACTGACGAGGAGCTCATCACGTACTAcctgcggcggaagatcgccgacggcagATTCACGGCGAGGGCCATCGCCGAGGTCGACCTCAACAAGTCCGAGCCGTGGGATCTCCCGG AGAAAGCGAAGCTCGGAGAAAAAGAGTGGTATTTCTTCAGCCTAAGGGACCGGAAGTACCCAACAGGCGTGCGAACGAACCGCGCCACTAACGCTGGTTACTGGAAGACAACGGGGAAAGACAAGGAGATCTACACCGCCGGTCATCAGCTACCTGCTGCAGCCACCACGCCGGAGCTAGTAGGGATGAAGAAGACCCTGGTGTTCTACAAAGGAAGAGCTCCTCGGGGTGAGAAGACGAACTGGGTCATGCATGAGTATCGCCTGCACTCCAAATCACTCCCCAAATCTAACAAG GATGAGTGGGTGGTGTGCCGGGTGTTCGCCAAGAGCGCCGCCGCAAAGAAGTACCCGTCCAACAACGCGCACGCGCACGCGCGGTCATCGCACCACCACCCGTACGCGCTGGACATGTTCCCACCCCTCCTGCCCACGCTGCTCCAGCATGACCCCTTCGTCgcgcgccgccaccaccaccaccacccgtaCATGGCCCCGGCAGACCTGGCCGAGCTCGCGCGCTTCGCCCGCGGCACGCCGGGGCTGCACCCGCACATCCAGCCGCACCCCGGGACGTCGTCGTCGGCGCCGTACATGAACCCCGCCGTGGCTGCGCCACCGTTCACGCTCTCTGGCGGCGGCCgcctcaacctcaacctcggcGCCACGCCGGCCATGCCGTCGTCGCCGCCAGCACTCCACGCGATGTCGATGGCGATGATGAGCGGCCAGACGGAGCCGAGCTGTGCCAGCACCGGTAGGCAATATCATCAGGTGATGGCAGGTGAACACCACCAGCAGAAGCAGATGGCGACGGCGGCTGCGGCGGGGCTCGGCGGCTGCGTGATCGTGCCCGGCGCGGACGGAGGGTTCGGCGCGGACTCGGCGGCCGGGGCCCGGTACCAGGGCTTGGACGTGGAGCAGCTGGTGGAGAGGTACTGGCCTGCCGGCGGGTACCAAGTCTAG